CCCGAAAGTATCGTAATGGTAACATATTCTGCGGGCGGGGAGGTGCGCTTATCAACTAAACATATCCACGTATATAAGTATGGGCGTATTAAGTAAGTGTGGGCAGTAGCTGGCTATAATACTTGAGAGTTATGATATCCGTGTATATCGTAAATGCGTATTATGCGTAGAGTTCGAAATAAGTATGCATCTAGAGCTCTCAGTTCGCATAGTTGTCGAATGAGCCCAAGTACTCCAATGCAGCGCGATAGCAGAAGTGGTATTGATCCTATCGTagtggaaaaagaaaaaattattaaatatttacaaacattAAAAGTGGGCGATGCCAAAACTCACCTCGGTTTGCACCATAGCCGGTCGCTGGGAGCGCAGAATGCGCACCGTCTGGAAGACATCCAGGACTCCCTCGTACTGCATCCGCTCGAGCACGATGCTCAGGGTGATGAAGACACCCGATCGCCCCACGCCCGCCGAACAGTGCACGGTGATGGGTCCATCCTGGCCAAACTGCTCCTTGGTCTTGTGCACCTGTCCGATGAAGTCGATGAAGCCCTCGCCCGACTTGGGCACCCCCTGCTCCGGCCAATCGATGAACTGGAACTGCCGCACTGTGCGCGAGGAGCCATCTCGAGCATCAGTGACCTAAGCAcatagaatatttaattagttttgggCTTAACCTCATTGTGTTTGCTGTGAGCTCACCTTGAATTCACGCAGCTTGTACTGCGGCATGTTGTACTCGGCAATGGGATCCACCACATAATACTGATAGCGCACAGATCGCTCATGAGGCCAGTACTGAAAGCATTTCTCCTGCGAAAGAAAAGCAGCGGTTGTAATGAAGCTGAGCTTAGAGATCCCTTCTTTTTCTACAGTAAGTGTAtgcttttgaagaaattacCCCAAGTTACTATGCAGAGAAAAAATAGCTAagctaatatatattttatatagaaagatactaaaacttttttttaagtttgcgGATTCTTTTCTTTCAATGCTCATATCtttataaattgatttaatttatatatagagtataaattaaaaaaaataaattgtttttaatttcaaaggTACAGGCTGGGGTAATCCCCCGTAAATGAAGATACTATAGCCTTACCTATATACctataaatgaaatatattaaatcaatCCCAATTTGTACATGAACCGTACAAGTAAAGGAGGAGTAGGAGATGGCTTACCCTGCCCATTTCCTTGAGCTTGGTCAGCATGACCACAATGGTGGAGTTGTGCTCCCAGAGCATGCGCCAGAAGTCCTCGGCGGCATCCTGGACGGGACCCTGGGCGGCGATGTAGGCGGAGCGGTAGCGATAGCCGTCGATGAAGCTGGCGTTGACATAGTCGCTGCCCTCGATGCCATGGATGGGGGTGAGGAAGACGCGACTCGACTCGTACGGCAAAATGTGAACCAGGCGGTTCTTATGCTTGTTGCACGGCAGATTGGCCGTCACGAACTTGGACGAGTCCATCTTGACGTTGGACAGCTTCTTGAACTCCACCTCCATGCCGGAGATGCTCTCACCGGGCTCCGTGATCAGTAGCTTCTGCAGGTGCGTATGCAGATTGCGGGCCGGCACCTCCGTCAGGCCGCAGATGATGGCCTCCAGGATGGCGTCATGGATGAAGATGTACTGGTCCTCCGTCTGCACCATATAGTTGCGCTGCGCCCGCAGGCATGTCACATGCCCATAGATATCGATGATCTTCTCGTGCTTCATGCGCTCCAGCATCGAATCGATCACAATGTAGCAACCGGTGCGACCCACTCCCGCCGAGCAGTGAACGATCACGGGTCCCGATTCCGGCGGCGTGAGGGCGCGACAGCGTCGCAGGAACTGCAGGAACGGAGCCGGATGATCGGGCACACCGTGATCCGGCCAGGCGGTGAACTGCAGCTGCTTGATCTCGCGGCGATCGTTGAATCCCTGCCGGCACAGCTGGAACGTTCGAATGCTGTACGTGGCCAGCTCCTGTGTCTCCGTGATGGTCACAAAGATCTGGCCGTACGTCTCCGTGCCGCGCGTCGGCCAGTACTGGTCGCACTTGATGCGCGTCCGCTCCTCCAGCCGCGTCATCATCACAATGGTGGCCGTCTTCAGCTCCCAGCACATGCGCCAGAAGTCCACGAACGTCTCCTGCAGCGGTCCCTGGGTGGCCACGTACGCATTGTGCTTCCGATAGCCGTCGCAGTAGTTGGCATTGATGTAGTCCGACCCGGCCACGCCCTCCGCCGGCGGCAGCTGCACCCGCGAGTGATCGTAGGCGGTCACATTGGCATAGCGATTCTTCGACTTGTTGTGCTCCATGTTGGAGTTGTCCCACGTGAACTGCTGTCCCGGCTCGATGCTCTCGTACTCCTGCGAGAATTTCTGATTGTCGTTCGACTTCAGCCGTTCGATGTGGTTGGCAAACTCCGAAATGGGTATGGGCGGGTGTGAGATCATTCCGGGCGTCTGGAAGTTCAGGCGCCGCATATCCACGGGATCGCTGGGCGTGGGTCCCGCACCCAAGTCGGCGGCCATCAGTGGACGTGTGACTGCTGCCTGATCGGGCGTCTTGCACGGCTGGCGACGTCGCTTGACCACACACAGGACGATCAGGGCAGTGGACACGATGAAGGTGGACACCATGAGGAGCAGCACCAGCCACATGATCTCGGGCTCGTCCTTGTTGCGATTGACCGACACCTCCGGCTCCGACGGCCAGTTGGGATCGGGTCGGTGGGGCCGTTCGCCCGGCGGCGCCTCCCTCATGTCCAGCGAAAGAAACTCGGAGAAGGGACTGGAGGTATAGAGATGCTTCTGCGGCGTGTCCACCACGGCCCGCACAAAGATGCGGTAGCGCTTCTCCCGCTCCAGCTTGCGGTTCGTAAAGTTATGATAGTCATCGCCTGATCCCAAATGGAAAGTGAACGGTATCGAACGCTGCGGGAACTTGGCTGCAATATAGGGTGCATTGGGACGCTCTGGCTTATTCCGTCCCGGCAGCAGATCATCGGTGAGGAACTGATCGGGAATCTTGTGCAGATTGGACTTGTCCTCCGGCACCACCACCAGATAGTAGTGCGAGATGGGTCCATACTCCTCGGAGGCCTGCGGCAGTATCACCAGAATCTCTTCGCCAGTGACCACGCCGTAGAAATCCGGCTTGACCATGGGCTGCGGTGCGGCCATTTGGGTGGTGACCGTGATTTTGGTGGGCGGACGATAGGAATAGTCTGACGGGATGGCACTCACATTCACATTGTACGTGGTAAATGGGCTCAGCTCGTTGATCGTGTGCGTCTTCACATAGTGCTTGAGGATGATCTCGCGCTTGGGCACGATCTGAGTCTGCGAGAAGCCCTGCGAGTCCACAAACACCTTCATGGCATCGAAGCTGATCTTGTAGTTGACGGGCGTGAGGCGGATGGGTGGCGACCAGCTGAGGGTCATCGAATGGGTGCTGACATCGTGGGCGCGCAGATTGAGGGGCACATCCTCCGGCTTGATGCGCACCGTTACCTTCTCGCTAAGACGTCCCAGTCCGTTCTTGAATCGCGCCGCAATGGCCACGGCATATTGGGCAAACTTCTCGAGATTCACCAGATCGGCGGATTCCGTGAGTCCCACCGTTTTCGTCTGCCAATCGTCCAGATCCTCCACAGCCGTCATGGTGTAGAATATCTTGTAGCCCAGCAGTTTGCCACGACTGGTGACCGGTTCCCACCAGATCTCCGCCGTCTGTTCGGATGTGGCCTCCGCCTGCAGGGACATCGGTGCCCGTCCCATATCCCGCTCCGTCTCCACAATCAACTTCTCGCTAAAGGGTCCCGCGCCCTGTTTGGTATACGCCCTCACCCGGAATATGTACTCGGTGTTCTCCTCCAGATTCGTGAACACCGCCTTGCGAAGCGTCATATTTCGCTCGGACCCAAGTCCATGATCGATTTTCTTGTGGAACTGCACGTCATAGCGGGTGATCAGGCCATTGCGGTGCTCCCTGGTCGGTGGATCCCAGGTCACGCACAGCACATCGGGAGTTTGGAAGCGGATGGTGATGTTGGCGGGCGGTCCACCGGGTGTTCCCTCCGGCGTTTGGAATATTTTCACCGTCTCCTGGCCAATACCGATATGATTGCTGCCCGCCACCCGGAATTCGTACTCCACGCCACGTTCCAAATTGTCGAAGCGTTTTCTTCGTCATCTGCGGTCCCGACAGCATCTCCTCCTTGAGCGACTGATCCTTGACGCCCCAGCGCAGTCGATAGCCACGCAGTTCACCATACGTCTGCGCCGGACGCTCCCACTCCAGTTCGATGGACACGATCGGCTCCCGCTCCATGATCTTCAGACTCACCGTGGGCCGGACGGGCACGCCACCCGGCGTTTTCACCACTATCGCCGCACTGCGGTCGCCGTCGCCCTTGCGCGTCAATGCCGCCACCTGGATGGAGTACTTGGTGTCCGGCTGCAGACCCGTCACATTGAACTCCAGCGTGTCCACCACATCGAACTTGAAGGGTTCGTTGAGGAATCCCTTGCCCTGGTCGGAAAAATCATTTGATCAAAAATCATCAATCATACTTTCAAAACCAAAGCATACAATAAATCAGGTTTGTTGATTAGTGGAAATTTATGAAAACCCATTTAATTTAGACCTATTAAATCAGTTATtgaatatagttttaaaaaaatttgtagtttataataaaaagtgatttaaataaactttgataatgaaaaccaaaattaaaatcaaataaaattaatttaataattacttaactaatcactttaatttaaagtttatttaattagttgaTAAATTCCAATTCAGTCATCAATATAAAACAGGTGTCTTTACTAAATTTGGGTTATGGAATATGCAATTATTTTGAAGCTCTTCAATCTGATACACCTTTTTGAAATagctttttagttttaggGATTAACAAGATCCCCTTTTTGAAAATAGCTTTTAGTAGTTTCCAAATATAtctgtttttataataaagaaattagaGTGTCGAATATCTTCGTAATTAAATAGATGTTTTCCTTTTCCGGTTAAGAGCCCTGCCAACTCACCTCGTCGCGCAATTCCTGGGCATGTATGTGATAGCCACGGATGATGCCATTGCGGTCCTTTTCGAGTGGTGGCTTCCAACTGACATGGATCGATGTGGAGTTCAAGGGCGTGGCCTTAACATCTTGCGGATCGCCGGGCACTAAAGGCGACGACGAAGATAAACGAGATTAGAGGGGTGGTACTCACAGGGGCGAAAACAACTGGAGTTTCGTATTATAAAGGTAGCTTAACTTAACACTAACTTACTTAACGATGTATTACatgtttttaaatcttaagtATACAGACAGAAAACTAGGCAACTAGTTCTAAGTGCTTAGACCCTAGGAGTAGAGTAATACATATATAGAAGAGTATATATGTTGGTAGTACAGAACCAGAACAAACCTAGTTCCAAGTCAATGCCATCACCACATCACAGACAAAAACagattcaaatcaaaaataaatgtgaagGAACCGAACAACAAAGTGCTGCTTAGGTGCTATATAGGTATGTAGTTGGTATATGGAAGGGGTTGCTCAATTGGTgctcaaattaattaataggaGGTGCAGTTTATACCTTGCTATAGTAAAATAGTATAGTATAGACCAGTACTTAAGGAGTATGGTGACAAAAAAGTACACAAAAAAGTTTGGCTATCGTAAAACACTTTGATTTCGATGTCCATCTCGTTTCACTTAGCAAAAATCAAACATGTAAgcattcaaaaatttgttacTTGGTTGTGTGCAAAAAACATACATTGGTAAatcaaaaattagtttatatatatatatattttctaaacacGTATGCTGCTTTTTCAAGAGCATCAAAAATCCTTGCCGACCTCTTAAATGTTTTGGtgagattttcaaaaaatgtcgAAATAGAGAAACatatcaaaaaacaaaagagatTTGATTCTTTTAGTTATTGGTCGATATTTTACGaccaattcaaaaatatattgtggGAAAAAGAGTATAGGTATAGAAACAGAGATGTAAattatagtatagtatagatAGTATGTTGCTATAGGGCATTCTTAAACATAATACATAGTCAACCATTAAATATACTCACTCTTTTTCtctaaatagttttaaaatgttttatttgtattatatatatgtaaaccACCATCCATTAAAGGTTGCgttcaaaaatcaaatttcgcAATAATTTCGTATTCACAtcaaaaaagtttcaaaaagattttggtttatgtttttttgtttttttggtttttttttttgttttttccattttgattTGCATTCAAAAAAAGGTGCACGAAACAGAGCAATTGGTGCAAGGTGCGAGTGGCCAAGCAAagttatttgattttgtttttatagtatgtgaaaaaagatataaaatatagGTATTTAGTTTACAGTATACAGTTCCAAAAAGGGTTACTAGTGcacaaaaatagttaaaatccAGAAAAGGAAAGTTGAACAACTAAAGATGGAAAAGATGATACAAAATCTACATATTTGTTGGCACACCGCTTTGATACTGTACAGtgttgttgatatttttaataacactttaaatttatttatacaattatGTGGTAGTTTGTAGATCTAGAACacccaattaaaataaactaaaatttatttaatatttattagtcTAAATGCTATAAGTAACTTacctaaatttatttatagatcTTAGGAATACCTTATaagacattttaattatttactaaCTAATTAGTCTGGTTGGTCAATGAATTTATAAAGTGCTTAACAGCTCTCCAATATTAactaatacatttttgttaaattttgtagTAAGAAACTCATTAATCGTAGGTCAGGCGATGTGGGAAACTTGTAAAGCGCTGGagatgaatttattttataatttcttacaTATAGCCATATAGCACTCATTTTTTAGACAGCGATTCGCTGCCTGGACGTTCCTTGCATTCAATCATTGCGTTTGggttcattaaaaatgttaaataaatgcataatacaaattattcaaATGCAACTGACGgctcaaaaatgttaaattatgcTTCATTAGTGTCCTGCAGCTTGGCAGCTGCTCATCTGGTTAACTTTTGCAGCCGAAAGCAGATGGAAGGGGTCAAATGCTGTATTTTTGTCTCATATTTTTTGTCGCCGCACCTCCATTCACACCAGGTGAGATACCTatgcacacaaacacacaaaaacacacacacacacacatcagtgcactaaaaatataaaataattaaaatgctacCGTAGAAGTGTTctctattttatatttcttttttttttttttttattcgcaGTGCTTCTTTTTCTGTGCTGAATGGAACAAACGAAGCAAGGAGCGCGTGCTAAGCTTCCAATGCTCGAGGTGCtcattttttaacttttttctttttattatttttgtgtatgttttatttttcggtgTATATAAAACGTGAGCAGGACGTGTGCGAGAGTGCGACTGTCTGTGTGCACAAAGGGGAATCTGCTTGCCAAACGAATCTCCCGGACTCCCAGGCTGGGGCGGATTGAAAAGCAAGTGCCCAGCTTTAGACAGGTGGAATGCATTTGCGTTTGTGCTGTGCCAGCTAACAAGCGCATCACATCATAACGAAATACGCTCGCAACATacgaaacacaaaaattagTAGAAAAAGGAacggaaagaaataataatgcaGTCGAGTGTGTCGACCGTTGAATACCCAGTACTTTCTAAAAAGTCATTGCATACTTATACAACGAACGAAAGTAAGATCGTTGTTTTGCTTCAATAGATATCTAAAACTCGGTATGTGGGTGCAAGATATAGGTTTTATCTTTAGGCTAGAACTCCATTTCTTACAAGATTTAGATGCTACAGAATTTTGAGGTTTGCAAATAGATCAATGTGATCATTTAGAAATAAAGACGActgaaattacatttttactttacttttgttttgataagaATGTTTGTTGGTggcaatcaaaaatatatacttgaAACGTTCTCTTTGTCtttgttaaatacttttaacaaACACAACACACCTAATCATCCTTCCTGGTACTGAGTAtagtataataaaaattagtataaaaagaaaatgataaaatggcaaatcgAGTTGCATGTACAGAGAGTACTACCTTGTGCTGACCCTTTAATACTGGTCCAGATGCTTCTACTGCAGCTTGTGAGCCGCTGGCTACAAGTGTGACAGGAGGAAACTGAAGGTAGGTGAGTTCGGTTTGAGATATGTGGCCGTTTGCCTCTGGTTATGCCAAATTGAGTacaattaaaacgaaattcaAGTCAGTCACAGATAGCTCAATGGCAGTGCGGTGCTCAGGTGCTGTTCTTGCTGCTGCTAGGTCatacacagagagaaaatatACACCCCGACAATATGCGATAATTATGTCTTTTGATTTTGAGGatataaaatatcttattCTTTTTAGCGATTTGTGTGATTTTAGTTTACTAAGGGTTAACGATAGAAATACCTggcaattttatattttactttttaaactcATATTCGtccttttttatattaatattgtgTTATATAATGTTGTGATTAACCCATATCAATTATAGCTGTTTAAGGCATATTTTCCGAGCTTTAGTATTTTGAGAtccatatataaatataccaactgatgatattttttctctgtgcagcCCTGCATGTGATTGTAGTAAACGTTCTGCAAAAAACATTCACTCATTTACGTGTCTTTCTGATTGACATTGTGTGAGTGCCTGTGCATAAGGTGCGGTGCTATCGGTGCTATCGGTGCTATCGGTGCTGCAGACTTAATGCTAAGCTTATTATACCATCTAGAGTGAGCTAAAAGATGCCAGGAGCGTGTCACAAAGAGACAGAGCGAGTGAGACGTACACTAAGGTGCTTAACAATaagtacatttaatttacagtGCTTAGCCGAAATAAAATGAAGTGAATGGGCCACCACACTCAGATGGTGTTGAGCTCTTAAAACACACAAATTGAGTAGGTACTTTATAAGGAAAACTGTTTTCTGTTGAACAAGCAAGTAAACAGCTAACAAGCAAATGAAGGAAGGTTAAGACATcgtgtgtatatatgtatatgggtTTCTTTTGTTGAATGATATCCATGAGGTGAGTACGAAAATATAaatcactttaaaataaatcatttgacTGAgtcaaatataaaacaaaaactcaatttaatattgtaaaatgCAGTTAGGTGAGGATATATCCCAATTAATAAGGTTTAACTTAAGTTATGTATCTGTGAAATGAAAATACTGATCAGTTATTCACGGCGACAAAACCATTTTCAATCGGACAAAAACGCTACAGGGGAGGGACCGCAATGAAAAGtgcaaatatgcaaatgtgtTAACTGTGCAAACATGCAGGTGATtgcaaataaaacttaataaaatgggtcaacaacacaaaatatacaaaattatgtgcgtaaataaaaaaaaattcggtTAATTTTGTGCAGAAATCAATTTAAGGATTTGTCATTTGCTGTGCTCGGCTTCGTTATTTGCATAgcagtaaacaaaaaacaaaaatctatttaaaaacGTGCGACAGTGCGGGTTGTATATGAGGCATTCGTGTTCGAGGTGGGATGTGTGGAGCTTCACTGGTgacaaaagtgcaaaaaccgtgtgccaaaaaccaaacagaTAGGGTAAGGTAAGTGCTGCAGCTGGGTGGGGGGGCTCAAAAATTATAGCACACCGAGCTTTTGTAAACGTTATTAAGTATGTATGCATTTATGTAAATATCACACATGTAGATGTATTGGCAAAAAGTATGTTTGCAGGTGGGCGCGCAActgaggaaaaaaaaaaaataataaataaatagagcGAAACATTTTGCGCTATTTGCCCTGGGTAAGCATTtgaaatccaaataaaaatgtgcgGGAAATTTATTGGGTTCAGGAACGGGGTTATTATGGTTATTGCCCCTGTTTAGGTCGGAATGGGTAtgtttacatttataattgcatacatttaattatgcaaataattaaataaaatatatttaatgcaaacaacctaaaatcaaatttgtgtATTAGTTTTGGGAATTtagattgttgttgttgtatagGTTGTGCTTACAAAAACTATATGAAAAggccaaaaatacaaaaagattACATTGAGTTCatggcgtttttttttttttggtgctaTACAAATTACCACAAACAATTGATgcattatattcaaaaatatttgtttataaaattgtattctttatttatatttagagATATATCTTGGTTTTGTGCATTTCTCGAGACGATTGCGAGTCAAGAagtaaaaagaacaaaaatatttttgcttgcATATAGTACACAATACATAGGAGTTCTTCTAAAAAGAgatatttcatttttcataAGAGATTTTGTGCAAAAAAGTagtcaaaaattgcgccaaaaaatatgcaatttcATAGTGCCAATGAGAAAATTTTGTATAcgctttaaaatttcattttacaaACGAATTTTTGTAACTAATAATGTAACATAAGttataaagtaaaatataactataattaaaaaaaatatatggtaGGTGGTAAGAGAGTTCAAATATCTTTCTCTTAACATTAAAAACCCATAATCAACGGATCCCTAGCGATCCCAAATAGGAATAACTATTCTTTATGAAATATGAAGAGAATATCAGACCAGTTGAAAAAGAAGAGACAACAGATAAGATATAAGATCAAACTGTTAGCAGCCTGGGAGGCATATAAATATTcacttttaattgtaatattaacaattgaaatttgcaaaaaaaataggatTGATCTGACCTCGGAAgtacttttaattttgaaattataatgtttAACTAAActacaaatgaaaatattagcTGTTTTCAAAAGGCTTTTTTTTCAGCTAATTGGTTATGCATTTAAGTAAATGAAATTTGgttgacaaaaaatatatatatatatatattgaaatcTCGATATATATCAGATAACGCTCCATAGTGCTTAGCCGCTCCTGTGGTGAATGCTCCCGatatcaaaattcaaaaattgtacaaaataCGTTCGATTAGTTTCAGGTTggtatcttttatttttctgggGATTGGTAACGagataagaaaataaatgacTAAAACATAACTTAGGATGAGTGTAAAATGAAGAAGTAAAAtagtaagtaagtaagtaaatAATAGGGTAAACGAAAAATGTTGATAGGACTTACGCATAGGTAAGATCGTTATGGGCATACATACCATCCTCTTGGGTGCGCAAAATGATGGGATGAGATCGCGGCCCATCGCCGACGGATGTGCCGGCGAGCACCCAGATTTTGTACTCTGTCCAGCGCTTCAGCTCGTCCAGCACAATGCTGGTCATATTGAGGGTCATTGTGGTGGCCTCGTCGTCTTCGCGACCCACCTCCACGAAGAAGACCTTATAGTAAATGATGCGACCGTTCGAACGCTCGACGGGCGGCGGCAGCCAGTTCAGCGATATCGTCGTCGAGCTGCTGGCTATGGCGGTGATATTTCGTGGCGGAGCACCTGGTACTAATTACATAGATGGGAACGGAACGTATTTGTGTGtgcattgatttttttttttttttttttttttttggtttggtttttttttgttgttgttgttgatgcaTAGCCATGGTTTTTGGATATGAAAGAGAGTtggattgttttttttttttttcatagcGTTCAGCAATTAGCGCagagaatacaaaaaatttcaaaccaaaattaaatggaTAACATGAAACGAAAAAGccataaaagcaaaataatattaaaatcaaatcgaatAACATGGTTTATATaggcataaaaatatatcaaaataaattcaaatatcaAGACATAGATCCAATGGTTTATGCAAATAATGTTGACTCCTTTTTGCGTTCGTCAATAATTTGTGCATATTTTTTGGTAACGACTTTTTGAGCTGAAAATTTTTTCCAACTATCTACTGGGTGGAGAAGCATGCTTAGCTTAGAAAAAAAACGATAACAAAAAAGGTTAACTACTACACATTCACACAACATTTACATACACACGAAATGGCATTCATTTGCATAAACCATGGGAATTGGGCAAACTTTAATACATATAGAGACgaattgaaattaataaactaCAAAACTGAATGATACTGAAAGTGCGTAAAATATTAAAGGCAGACTAGCGCTGTGTTACAAATTGAACTTAACAATAAAAGTGGTCTATCTAAATGGGAATGCAAACTAATTAGGAAACTAGGAATTTTCACTAAATTAAGCAGACAATGCAAACTCTTAACTAAAAACAGTTTCAAAATAACTTTGTGGCTTGTCTTTATTGCAAACGTCTGAGCCACAGACAACCAACCAtctacattttaattatgcgAATATGGAAAACGTGCAAATATGGAAACCAAAAGTGATATTTATGCCACTGCCATGAACTTTGCACTTCCGGCATTTGTCTTCGCGCCGGtctattaaaatatcattcaaaatcaattttctaGACACTGATGCAGACAAAGACAGAGACAGAGGCAGAGAAAGAGTGAGAAAAGTTAAGgaattttcggtttttggttttgtggtCTCAGTGCTTTTGGTGCAGAGTGCAGTGTGCAAAGTGCATTAGGAATTTTAGCACTTAAATAGTGGTCTAAAGTTGGAAATTGTTTGGGCATAATTTACATGATTTAACACTCACAGAGCCACAAATGATAAATGCAATATAATCGAGCATTGCAAAACACATCAATTCAAATATTCATTCCGTAAtagttaagttttttttttccccctttaTATTTTGCATTACATTGTCGTGCAATTTGCTTTTGAACTCAAACTAAAAAGGTGTTCTTGGTTTGGAAATGTTGTTTGGTTGCGTTTGATGTTTATGGTTTAATCCTGTGTGTGATGTGAATTGTGGACTGATAGCTATTGTTCAGTGAGTTTTGGTCTGTAATTGGATTAGTCGAACAGATTGCAACGCAACATTTAGTACAAagtattgaaaataatttagatttttgaattacatataaatatgaaCGGATTCATTTGATTTTGAGGTAGTATactataaaatttacatttacagTACATTTAATGCATTCTGCAATCTGTTAAACTctagtttataaatatatttaatatgtattatttttgtactGCTAAGTGTCTTATTTGCTATGTAtgtaaaagtatatttatgtGTAAGCTATGTATATATTCGTCTGTAGTCAGTGTAATTAACTAACTAATAGAAAGTTTTTCTATTTCAATAATAGAATATATAAACTAAGCAACTAAAGCTTAAGGCTAACTTGCAAGGAACCAGAACAATCACAAGTCAAAcaatatagatatatatatatatgtaggaATAGTTATGTATAGTTAAGAAGTGGGTAAGTGCATAAAATTCACTGCACACCGGGAGCACACATCCGATATCAATTATTCATAACATTCACTCACACTTTACCTGTTTCCACGAAGGCACAACTCAATGAAATGTAATCTCGCACTCAGACACTTTTATGGTTTGGGTTACTGAATAATCAACTACATGTTTATAGACACATGTTCATGTATCAGGGttaatatatcatatatatatatatatatatatatagtatatagtatatgtgaatttgtatt
This genomic stretch from Drosophila gunungcola strain Sukarami unplaced genomic scaffold, Dgunungcola_SK_2 000001F, whole genome shotgun sequence harbors:
- the LOC128263372 gene encoding LOW QUALITY PROTEIN: tyrosine-protein phosphatase Lar (The sequence of the model RefSeq protein was modified relative to this genomic sequence to represent the inferred CDS: deleted 1 base in 1 codon), giving the protein MGLQMTAASPIAASSLLVLFLLTWTPTIVDAAHANYSDIPYIQYLTHPPEIIRKPQNQGVRVGGVASYYCAARGDPPPSIVWRKNGKKVSGTQSRYTVLEQPGGISILRIEPVRAGRDDAPYECVAENGVGDAVSADATLTIYEGDKTPAGFPVITQGPGTRVIEVGHTVLMTCRAIGNPTPNIYWIKNQTKVDMTNPRYSLKDGFLQIENSREEDQGKYECVAENSIGTEHSKATNLYVKVRRVPPTFSRPPESISEVMLGSNLNLSCIAVGSPMPHVKWMKGFEDLTPENEMPIGRNVLHLINIQESANYTCIAASTLGQIDSVSVVKVQSLPTAPTDVQISEVTATSVRLEWSYKGPEDLQYYVIQYKPKNANQAFSEISGIITMYYVVRALSPYTEYEFYVIAVNNIGRGPPSAPATCTTGETKMESAPRNVQVRTLSSSTMVITWEPPETPNGQVTGYKVYYTTNSNQPEASWNSQMVDNSELTTVSELTPHAIYTVRVQAYTSMGAGPMSTPVQVKAQQGVPSQPSNFRATDIGETAVTLQWTKPTHSSENIVHYELYWNDTYANLVHHKRISNSEAYTLDGLYPDTLYYIWLAARSQRGEGATTPQIPVRTKQYVPGAPPRNITAIASSSTTISLNWLPPPVERSNGRIIYYKVFFVEVGREDDEATTMTLNMTSIVLDELKRWTEYKIWVLAGTSVGDGPRSHPIILRTQEDVPGDPQDVKATPLNSTSIHVSWKPPLEKDRNGIIRGYHIHAQELRDEGKGFLNEPFKFDVVDTLEFNVTGLQPDTKYSIQVAALTRKGDGDRSAAIVVKTPGGVPVRPTVSLKIMEREPIVSIELEWERPAQTYGELRGYRLRWGVKDQSLKEEMLSGPQMTKKRFDNLERGVEYEFRVAGSNHIGIGQETVKIFQTPEGTPGGPPANITIRFQTPDVLCVTWDPPTREHRNGLITRYDVQFHKKIDHGLGSERNMTLRKAVFTNLEENTEYIFRVRAYTKQGAGPFSEKLIVETERDMGRAPMSLQAEATSEQTAEIWWEPVTSRGKLLGYKIFYTMTAVEDLDDWQTKTVGLTESADLVNLEKFAQYAVAIAARFKNGLGRLSEKVTVRIKPEDVPLNLRAHDVSTHSMTLSWSPPIRLTPVNYKISFDAMKVFVDSQGFSQTQIVPKREIILKHYVKTHTINELSPFTTYNVNVSAIPSDYSYRPPTKITVTTQMAAPQPMVKPDFYGVVTGEEILVILPQASEEYGPISHYYLVVVPEDKSNLHKIPDQFLTDDLLPGRNKPERPNAPYIAAKFPQRSIPFTFHLGSGDDYHNFTNRKLEREKRYRIFVRAVVDTPQKHLYTSSPFSEFLSLDMREAPPGERPHRPDPNWPSEPEVSVNRNKDEPEIMWLVLLLMVSTFIVSTALIVLCVVKRRRQPCKTPDQAAVTRPLMAADLGAGPTPSDPVDMRRLNFQTPGMISHPPIPISEFANHIERLKSNDNQKFSQEYESIEPGQQFTWDNSNMEHNKSKNRYANVTAYDHSRVQLPPAEGVAGSDYINANYCDGYRKHNAYVATQGPLQETFVDFWRMCWELKTATIVMMTRLEERTRIKCDQYWPTRGTETYGQIFVTITETQELATYSIRTFQLCRQGFNDRREIKQLQFTAWPDHGVPDHPAPFLQFLRRCRALTPPESGPVIVHCSAGVGRTGCYIVIDSMLERMKHEKIIDIYGHVTCLRAQRNYMVQTEDQYIFIHDAILEAIICGLTEVPARNLHTHLQKLLITEPGESISGMEVEFKKLSNVKMDSSKFVTANLPCNKHKNRLVHILPYESSRVFLTPIHGIEGSDYVNASFIDGYRYRSAYIAAQGPVQDAAEDFWRMLWEHNSTIVVMLTKLKEMGREKCFQYWPHERSVRYQYYVVDPIAEYNMPQYKLREFKVTDARDGSSRTVRQFQFIDWPEQGVPKSGEGFIDFIGQVHKTKEQFGQDGPITVHCSAGVGRSGVFITLSIVLERMQYEGVLDVFQTVRILRSQRPAMVQTEDQYHFCYRAALEYLGSFDNYAN